The genomic stretch CATTCCGACCCGGCGGTCGTCAGGGCGTAGAGCGTCAGGTCGTAGAGCGTCAGCTGTTCTTCCGGTGCGCGCTGAACCTCGCCCCAGATGAAGGTCAGCAGATGGTCGATCCGGTCCCGCAGAGGTTCCGGCCTGGAAAAAGCCATGTCCAGATCCTGCCGGTAGCGCGCGGTCAGATGGCCGAGCACGCTGAGCAGGATCGTTTCCTTGCTTTCGAACTGGTAATGCAGGGTCGCGAGATTGATTCCCGCTTCCGCCGCGATCTTGCGCGTGGTGGCGCCATGCACACCCTCCTTGGCGATGACGGCGATCGCCGCCTGCAGGATGGTTTCGCGCTTGGCCTCACTCTT from Azospirillum sp. TSH100 encodes the following:
- a CDS encoding TetR/AcrR family transcriptional regulator: MLRRAKSEAKRETILQAAIAVIAKEGVHGATTRKIAAEAGINLATLHYQFESKETILLSVLGHLTARYRQDLDMAFSRPEPLRDRIDHLLTFIWGEVQRAPEEQLTLYDLTLYALTTAGSEWMGKKKYEELLLLYRDALASSTEITTGSLDIDLDALANFIFTGFVGTVLQWLATANTPRARQQIQNLIVAAQRMYL